A region from the Thermanaeromonas toyohensis ToBE genome encodes:
- a CDS encoding flagellar protein FlaG has protein sequence MRVEGVDPLILNQVQVQLQKPLVPDTKEVNILTDKDRENSQGQEFAREHLEHSIAKLNAAAELFNIELRFKVDYEKGEIYVLVIDITQGKVIRRIPPENALKIANQMQQLVGLLLDVLI, from the coding sequence ATGCGGGTGGAAGGCGTGGATCCGCTTATTCTCAACCAAGTTCAGGTACAGCTACAAAAGCCATTGGTACCAGATACTAAAGAAGTAAATATTTTGACTGATAAAGATAGAGAAAACTCGCAAGGGCAGGAATTTGCCCGTGAGCATCTTGAGCACTCGATAGCTAAACTAAATGCTGCGGCAGAATTATTTAATATTGAGCTGCGGTTTAAGGTAGATTATGAAAAAGGTGAGATTTATGTTTTGGTTATAGATATAACTCAAGGCAAAGTTATTAGGCGTATACCACCTGAGAATGCGCTTAAAATTGCAAACCAAATGCAACAATTGGTTGGATTACTTTTGGATGTGTTGATTTAA
- a CDS encoding tetratricopeptide repeat protein has product MGLSLLEYRANNKRALRVVFVGDFFCQGPRAEFNRQLALALKNEGVKLAIVNRGSWEIRASELVELLEQSLPPDYEFCLCWEGEEIGADEQSIVWLTQAQEHCQRGNQQVLSIEKFKIPGRPWQEAARLLKEYLEGLRGKVSEIELSPKRIYVYPPSLSQKVEGHEQSVFGVFKVTEIQDYPSFSSDVEPIVEPMSWVFILEEGEVPMLEDRDSWEKVFLYPPRKLSLLEAIPLELGGLGNLILPSLRLLEGREAMACKEFLEEVPFLYCQQWKPLRLLRSPLLGYGRWERMNRSYLQVKPPYHHRLHLQAVDAAATGKVSEAIAAFKEAYRAAPEPHKALILRNLSLSLISWRRFDEAFLLLEDGIKFYPAYTDLYYLKALAFYQLRCRDELLQVCSKAIEKGEATPWFYSDPGSGSYKAFFLMGEAYYEKGELEKAAAAYYESLFRNPYFLPALERLGRIEFKPKIVPRFAKALAQILDLRHPPTRTLLSQYFGPTELANAGDLTPLL; this is encoded by the coding sequence ATGGGCCTTAGCCTTCTTGAGTACCGGGCAAACAACAAAAGGGCCCTGCGGGTGGTCTTCGTGGGCGATTTCTTTTGCCAGGGTCCTCGAGCAGAGTTTAATCGACAGCTAGCGCTAGCCCTTAAAAATGAGGGGGTAAAGTTGGCAATTGTAAACCGGGGATCCTGGGAAATAAGGGCCAGCGAGTTGGTGGAATTGCTGGAGCAATCCCTGCCTCCTGATTACGAATTTTGTCTTTGCTGGGAAGGGGAAGAGATTGGGGCAGATGAGCAAAGCATTGTCTGGCTGACCCAAGCTCAGGAACACTGCCAGAGAGGTAACCAGCAGGTCTTATCAATAGAAAAGTTTAAAATTCCTGGTCGGCCTTGGCAAGAGGCAGCCCGCCTTTTAAAAGAATATCTTGAAGGCCTGCGGGGCAAAGTCAGTGAGATAGAGCTTTCACCCAAGCGAATTTACGTTTACCCTCCCTCTTTGTCACAAAAAGTTGAAGGGCACGAGCAAAGCGTTTTTGGTGTGTTTAAAGTGACGGAAATTCAAGACTATCCCTCTTTTTCTTCAGATGTAGAACCAATTGTAGAACCAATGAGCTGGGTTTTTATACTAGAAGAGGGAGAGGTCCCCATGTTGGAAGATCGTGATTCCTGGGAGAAAGTTTTCCTTTATCCACCGCGGAAGTTATCGCTGCTGGAGGCGATACCTCTTGAGCTTGGAGGCTTAGGAAACCTAATACTTCCTTCTCTTCGTCTCTTAGAGGGGAGGGAGGCTATGGCCTGTAAGGAATTTTTAGAAGAAGTACCCTTTCTCTACTGCCAGCAGTGGAAACCCCTGCGTCTGTTACGGTCTCCCCTACTGGGGTATGGGCGATGGGAAAGGATGAACCGTTCCTATCTTCAAGTAAAACCGCCCTACCATCACCGCTTACATTTACAGGCTGTTGACGCTGCAGCCACAGGGAAAGTTTCAGAGGCCATAGCTGCCTTCAAAGAGGCTTATAGAGCGGCCCCAGAGCCTCACAAGGCCTTGATACTGCGAAATCTCTCCTTAAGCCTTATTTCCTGGAGACGTTTTGATGAGGCTTTTCTCCTTCTGGAAGATGGTATAAAGTTTTATCCCGCCTATACCGACCTCTACTATCTTAAGGCCTTAGCCTTTTACCAACTTCGATGTCGTGACGAGCTTCTTCAGGTATGCTCTAAAGCCATAGAGAAAGGAGAAGCTACTCCATGGTTTTACAGTGATCCTGGTTCTGGAAGCTATAAGGCCTTTTTCCTCATGGGGGAAGCGTACTATGAAAAGGGAGAGTTAGAGAAAGCTGCTGCAGCCTACTATGAGTCTTTATTCCGCAATCCCTATTTCTTGCCAGCTCTCGAGAGGTTGGGACGTATTGAGTTTAAGCCAAAAATAGTTCCGCGCTTTGCTAAGGCATTGGCTCAGATTCTTGACCTTCGTCATCCACCAACCAGAACCCTTCTGTCGCAGTATTTTGGTCCGACAGAGTTGGCGAACGCGGGCGATCTTACCCCCTTACTTTAG
- the fliF gene encoding flagellar basal-body MS-ring/collar protein FliF has protein sequence MKGREWLKKVTGYWSSLSPARRSALAVVISAGLVAMGFFLYWLVKPSYVPLFTKLDQRDAAAVVEKLKEMKIPYRLANEGSTILVPKDKVYETRLTLAGAGVLKSQGLGFELFDQNKLGMTDFERRINYQRALQEELRRTILSLEEVEDARVHLVLPQPSVFVQERQPPSAAVVLKLKPLAKLEPTQVQGIMQLVAASVEGLKPENVHIIDTEGRVLSAGLAEGSQLPIGAQQQRQQELERAVERDLEQRITRLLTSILGPGQAVAMVNVELDFNQQEITRREWGKQGALRSEQVKNEQGTGTQASGPVGDMNREVPGYAAVTPGSSNYNKSETTRNYELDETQTRIVYAPGQIKRISASVAVNGPLDAQKEEQIRQIVASAVGYQPARGDQITVLSLAFDDTLRRKAEAEMAAAEEAARRRQKLQLYFALAGAGVSLILLLLFLLLRRRRAVPAVEAWPEAQVPGKSLPVEGVKPEEALAEVAVSEEERRKEQERRARQERLREIVRQHPEDVAQLIKAWLSEE, from the coding sequence ATGAAAGGGCGGGAGTGGCTTAAGAAGGTTACAGGGTATTGGTCTAGCCTGTCCCCGGCTAGGCGTTCGGCTTTGGCTGTGGTGATTTCGGCAGGGTTAGTAGCCATGGGTTTCTTTTTGTACTGGCTTGTAAAGCCCTCTTATGTACCCTTATTTACCAAGCTCGACCAAAGAGATGCGGCGGCTGTAGTGGAGAAGCTTAAGGAGATGAAAATACCTTACCGTCTGGCTAATGAAGGGAGTACTATTCTGGTACCTAAAGACAAGGTTTATGAGACTCGGTTGACTCTTGCAGGGGCGGGGGTGCTTAAGTCCCAGGGGCTGGGTTTTGAGCTTTTCGACCAGAATAAGCTGGGTATGACTGATTTTGAACGCCGTATTAATTACCAGAGGGCACTCCAAGAGGAGCTCCGGCGTACCATTCTTTCCCTGGAGGAAGTGGAGGATGCTAGGGTACACTTAGTTCTTCCCCAACCTAGTGTATTTGTACAAGAGAGGCAGCCACCTTCCGCTGCAGTAGTTCTTAAGTTAAAACCCCTGGCCAAGTTAGAACCCACTCAGGTACAAGGTATTATGCAATTAGTAGCGGCTAGTGTAGAAGGGCTTAAACCCGAAAATGTACACATTATTGATACTGAAGGAAGGGTGCTTTCAGCAGGCTTGGCCGAGGGGAGCCAGCTCCCAATTGGCGCTCAACAGCAGAGACAGCAAGAATTAGAACGTGCAGTAGAAAGGGATCTGGAGCAAAGGATAACGAGGCTCCTTACTTCCATTTTGGGTCCGGGGCAGGCTGTAGCCATGGTAAATGTGGAGTTGGACTTTAACCAGCAGGAGATTACCCGCCGGGAATGGGGTAAGCAAGGGGCTTTAAGGAGCGAGCAGGTGAAGAATGAACAGGGGACAGGTACCCAAGCCAGTGGTCCAGTGGGGGATATGAACCGGGAAGTACCAGGGTATGCGGCTGTAACACCTGGCTCTAGCAATTATAACAAATCGGAGACGACGCGAAACTATGAATTGGATGAAACCCAGACCCGCATCGTTTATGCTCCGGGGCAGATAAAGCGTATCTCGGCCTCGGTAGCGGTGAACGGTCCTCTAGATGCCCAAAAAGAGGAGCAGATCCGGCAGATAGTAGCTTCAGCGGTGGGTTACCAGCCAGCCCGGGGGGATCAGATTACGGTCTTAAGCCTAGCCTTTGATGATACCTTAAGGCGGAAGGCGGAAGCCGAGATGGCGGCTGCGGAGGAAGCCGCTCGCCGGCGGCAGAAGCTACAGCTCTATTTTGCGTTGGCTGGAGCGGGGGTTAGCCTTATTCTCCTTTTACTCTTCTTGCTTTTGCGACGCCGCCGGGCTGTCCCTGCTGTGGAGGCCTGGCCGGAGGCCCAGGTGCCTGGGAAGTCTTTGCCTGTAGAAGGTGTTAAACCAGAAGAGGCCCTGGCTGAGGTGGCTGTCAGCGAAGAAGAGAGGCGGAAAGAGCAGGAACGCCGGGCCAGGCAGGAGCGGCTACGGGAGATCGTGCGTCAGCATCCAGAAGACGTAGCTCAGCTTATAAAAGCATGGTTATCGGAGGAGTAA
- a CDS encoding bis-aminopropyl spermidine synthase family protein, translating to MDLKEEIAQAVAQETGIETTKRDIEEVLSSLLVTSHFWEIVQLARQPFNVVVCTIKILGQKGWIEVGKDGAINLTPSGQKAIEGKGIKPKKVYRCRACMGRGVGLEGLEEVLKRFKEIAAHRPEAIIEYDQGYVTPETTVSRIALLADRGDLEGKKLLVLGDDDLVSLAAGLSGLPQEVVVLEIDERLLNFINEVAQRENMPVKAERYDFRQPLPSQYVGYFDTFITDPPETLEALEVCLSRGLASLKGEGCAGYFGLTHAESSLKKWNRLQQLLVGKFKVTITDIIEDFNQYVNWDYLLPSLKAKLPFVEVEPQMNWYHSAMYRIQVLERVEAVKNEPAACELYVDEEALIYGSQGS from the coding sequence ATGGACCTAAAAGAAGAGATCGCCCAAGCGGTAGCGCAGGAGACAGGTATTGAGACTACTAAGAGGGATATAGAGGAAGTCCTTTCTAGTCTTTTAGTGACTTCCCATTTCTGGGAGATAGTTCAGCTTGCGCGCCAGCCTTTTAATGTAGTGGTATGTACGATAAAGATATTAGGACAGAAGGGCTGGATAGAAGTAGGAAAGGATGGGGCTATTAATCTTACCCCTTCTGGACAAAAGGCAATAGAAGGGAAGGGAATAAAGCCCAAAAAAGTTTATCGTTGCCGAGCTTGTATGGGCCGGGGCGTAGGTTTAGAAGGGCTAGAAGAGGTATTAAAGCGGTTTAAAGAAATTGCCGCCCACCGGCCGGAGGCTATTATAGAATATGATCAGGGATATGTGACACCGGAGACTACGGTAAGCCGTATAGCTCTTTTGGCTGACAGGGGAGATTTGGAAGGGAAAAAACTTTTAGTATTAGGCGATGATGATCTGGTGAGCTTGGCAGCAGGCCTTTCAGGTCTGCCGCAGGAAGTAGTGGTTTTGGAGATCGATGAGAGGCTTCTTAATTTCATAAACGAGGTAGCGCAGCGGGAAAACATGCCAGTTAAGGCCGAAAGATACGATTTCCGCCAACCTTTACCTTCCCAATATGTAGGATACTTTGATACTTTTATTACGGACCCGCCGGAAACCTTAGAAGCTTTGGAAGTATGCCTTAGCCGGGGATTGGCTAGTCTCAAAGGGGAGGGTTGCGCCGGGTATTTTGGTTTAACCCATGCTGAATCTTCCCTTAAGAAGTGGAATCGGCTCCAGCAGCTTCTAGTAGGAAAGTTTAAAGTAACCATCACGGATATTATTGAAGACTTTAACCAGTATGTGAATTGGGATTATCTCCTTCCCAGCCTTAAGGCGAAGCTCCCCTTTGTTGAGGTAGAGCCCCAGATGAATTGGTACCATTCGGCCATGTATAGAATACAGGTTTTGGAACGGGTGGAAGCGGTTAAAAACGAACCGGCCGCTTGCGAGCTTTATGTAGATGAAGAGGCTCTTATTTATGGAAGCCAGGGTAGTTAA
- a CDS encoding glycosyltransferase — protein sequence MVRYGIIWEGSFFVYHSLALVNRELVLALLQDEHLEIGIKPYEPDEFETSIDPRFALLASRVNQRPAHVDFTVRHRWPPLLSAAEGRLIWIQPWEYGSLPVAWVRFANSPAVTEVWVPSSFVRETYIQSGVDPEKVKVVPNGVNTQIFHPEVPPLSLPTRKGFKFLFAGGTIPRKGPDVLLKAYLSAFSDKDDVCLVIKDFGTNSFYRNQGMGSKIKELQGQKGIPEILYLEENFNEREMAALYCSCNCLVHPYRGEGFGLPILEAMACGLPVIVTGYGACLDFCHEGNALLIRARLEAGKEKRVGELETVSYPYWAEPDVEHLIHLLRWVYENLGEARVIGSRAAEEVARRFNWNEVAAKARTRFDELKQKERTSKAKFFQNSPEELLQQGVQAYTSDDKKRAEEFFQKVLEITPDNPEANYNLGVIHLEKRNFESAARYLINSLKSDASSPESWAALGSALAGLGDYGAAEIAYETAFNLKPDLPGVAENLATVKALLKEEFDLWASSWYRVEVKRLAELLPKETEKADVHTIIAAIAHAFEGNPYIHQIIREEILPHFEGCQRILDVGCGEGIFLEMLREIGAEGEGIDIDPVVVKKAQAKGLRVQVASALDFLQERCEEYDGIMLGHIIEHFSGPEAVKLIYYCSRALKEGGVIVIRTPNFTKPEVCLSSFWLDISHVRPYPLPLLEIMLKSLGFKVLYSGTMPSTNEVDILVVGQKGEKKAASQLQVIWRGHFYDMSGYGDEARGFVFALSKYPLKVKTVPIWLKEDVKGILTEEERRRLRLLEQNSVKNSQQSLIVVHHLVPAATFGEVANEYFPGAVNIQRIMFETDRIPEEWVDYLNRMDEIWVPSQFNVETFSASGVREKKLKVVPGGIDPELFSPQAEPLDLPVRQGGFIFLSVLDWIDRKGWDVLLTAYLTEFKPQEEVVLLIKASRLNRYKPGTLEGQIYSFIRERLGLNPEKIPKIALLKGNIEYRRMPSLYMACHAFVLPSRGEGWGRPYLEAMACGLPTIGTKWSGNLEFMTEENSFLIEIEGLEEVPNDTDVPLYWGHRWAKPSVEHLRQILRYVFEHQEEAQKKGKKARQDVLEKWTWEKAAEVVLQELQKYTKL from the coding sequence ATGGTACGCTATGGTATTATATGGGAGGGCTCCTTTTTTGTCTATCATAGCTTGGCATTAGTTAACCGGGAACTCGTCCTTGCTTTGCTCCAGGACGAGCACTTAGAGATAGGGATTAAACCTTATGAGCCTGATGAGTTTGAGACCTCAATTGATCCACGTTTTGCTCTTTTGGCATCGCGTGTAAACCAACGTCCCGCACACGTAGACTTTACTGTCCGCCACCGCTGGCCCCCACTGCTGAGTGCTGCTGAAGGGCGTCTTATATGGATCCAGCCCTGGGAATACGGTTCCCTTCCTGTGGCTTGGGTAAGGTTTGCCAATAGCCCTGCGGTGACAGAAGTATGGGTACCTTCGAGCTTTGTACGCGAAACCTACATCCAGAGTGGGGTTGACCCTGAGAAGGTTAAGGTGGTACCTAACGGGGTAAACACTCAAATATTTCATCCTGAAGTCCCTCCCCTTTCCTTGCCCACCCGTAAAGGTTTCAAATTTCTTTTTGCTGGAGGAACTATCCCCCGCAAAGGACCTGATGTGTTGTTAAAGGCTTACCTGAGTGCTTTCTCTGACAAGGATGACGTTTGTTTGGTCATAAAGGATTTTGGTACTAACTCTTTTTACCGGAACCAGGGAATGGGTAGCAAGATTAAAGAACTTCAAGGGCAGAAAGGGATACCCGAGATCCTTTACCTTGAGGAGAACTTTAATGAGAGGGAAATGGCTGCCCTTTACTGCTCCTGTAACTGCCTAGTGCATCCTTACCGGGGGGAGGGCTTCGGCCTTCCTATACTCGAGGCTATGGCGTGCGGGCTTCCGGTAATTGTTACTGGATATGGTGCTTGCCTTGATTTCTGCCATGAAGGAAACGCCTTGCTTATCCGAGCTAGATTAGAAGCAGGGAAAGAAAAAAGGGTAGGTGAGTTGGAGACAGTTAGTTACCCTTATTGGGCGGAACCTGATGTTGAGCATTTAATTCACCTTTTGCGCTGGGTATACGAGAATCTTGGGGAAGCGCGCGTTATAGGGAGCCGGGCAGCAGAAGAAGTGGCCAGAAGGTTTAACTGGAACGAGGTGGCAGCCAAAGCAAGAACTCGTTTTGACGAGCTTAAACAAAAGGAGAGAACCAGTAAAGCAAAGTTTTTCCAAAACAGTCCAGAAGAATTATTACAGCAAGGAGTCCAGGCCTATACAAGTGATGACAAGAAAAGAGCAGAAGAGTTCTTCCAGAAAGTTTTAGAAATAACGCCAGATAACCCAGAAGCTAATTATAACCTTGGTGTTATCCATCTCGAAAAGCGTAACTTTGAATCGGCTGCTAGATACCTAATCAATTCTCTAAAAAGCGATGCCAGTTCCCCCGAATCTTGGGCAGCCCTGGGAAGCGCCCTTGCTGGCTTAGGAGACTATGGAGCAGCCGAAATCGCTTATGAAACTGCTTTTAACCTTAAACCGGATCTCCCAGGGGTAGCCGAAAACCTGGCCACAGTAAAGGCACTTTTGAAAGAAGAATTTGATCTTTGGGCAAGCAGCTGGTATCGTGTAGAAGTAAAGCGACTGGCTGAACTTCTCCCCAAGGAGACAGAGAAAGCGGATGTACATACAATCATCGCCGCTATTGCTCATGCTTTCGAAGGAAATCCCTATATACATCAAATCATACGCGAAGAAATACTTCCCCACTTTGAGGGCTGTCAACGAATTTTAGATGTGGGCTGCGGCGAAGGTATCTTTTTAGAAATGCTGCGGGAGATAGGGGCGGAAGGAGAAGGAATAGATATCGACCCAGTGGTGGTTAAGAAAGCCCAAGCAAAGGGATTGCGTGTACAAGTAGCTTCCGCGTTGGACTTTTTGCAGGAGCGCTGCGAAGAGTATGACGGCATTATGCTGGGCCATATCATTGAACACTTTTCTGGTCCCGAAGCAGTAAAGTTAATTTATTACTGCAGTCGGGCTTTAAAAGAGGGGGGAGTTATAGTAATCAGAACTCCTAACTTTACTAAGCCCGAAGTGTGCCTTTCCTCTTTTTGGCTTGATATTTCCCATGTCCGGCCTTACCCTCTACCGCTTTTAGAGATTATGCTAAAAAGTTTGGGATTTAAGGTGCTGTATAGTGGCACTATGCCAAGTACCAATGAAGTAGATATACTAGTGGTAGGCCAGAAGGGAGAAAAGAAAGCTGCTTCGCAACTACAAGTAATATGGCGAGGACATTTTTACGACATGAGCGGCTATGGAGATGAAGCGCGGGGGTTTGTCTTTGCTCTCAGTAAATACCCTTTAAAGGTTAAAACAGTCCCTATATGGTTAAAAGAAGATGTAAAAGGGATTCTTACTGAAGAAGAAAGGCGCAGACTACGGTTGCTGGAGCAGAACTCAGTGAAGAACTCTCAACAAAGCTTGATTGTAGTGCATCATCTTGTTCCTGCCGCAACTTTTGGGGAAGTGGCAAACGAGTATTTCCCTGGAGCAGTCAATATCCAACGGATCATGTTTGAGACAGATCGGATTCCGGAAGAGTGGGTAGATTACCTTAACAGGATGGATGAGATTTGGGTTCCCTCACAGTTTAACGTAGAGACTTTCAGCGCTTCAGGCGTGAGAGAAAAAAAACTTAAAGTTGTACCAGGAGGAATCGATCCTGAACTCTTCAGCCCGCAAGCTGAACCCCTTGACCTGCCTGTAAGGCAAGGAGGCTTTATCTTTCTCTCGGTGCTTGATTGGATTGATCGGAAAGGATGGGATGTGCTCTTAACAGCTTATCTTACTGAATTTAAACCCCAAGAAGAGGTCGTACTACTTATTAAAGCCTCCAGGCTAAACCGGTACAAGCCCGGTACATTAGAGGGGCAAATTTACTCTTTCATACGGGAGCGCTTAGGCTTGAACCCGGAGAAAATCCCTAAGATAGCCCTCCTAAAGGGAAATATAGAATACCGCCGTATGCCAAGCCTTTATATGGCTTGCCATGCTTTTGTTTTGCCTTCACGGGGAGAGGGATGGGGGCGCCCCTACCTGGAAGCTATGGCTTGTGGCTTGCCCACCATCGGTACCAAGTGGAGCGGTAACTTAGAATTTATGACGGAGGAAAACAGCTTTCTTATTGAAATAGAGGGTCTAGAGGAGGTTCCGAACGATACTGATGTTCCTCTTTACTGGGGCCACCGCTGGGCTAAGCCCAGCGTAGAGCATCTTCGCCAGATCCTGCGCTATGTTTTTGAACATCAAGAGGAGGCGCAAAAAAAGGGTAAGAAAGCAAGGCAAGATGTTTTAGAAAAATGGACGTGGGAGAAAGCAGCAGAAGTGGTGTTGCAAGAGTTACAAAAATATACTAAGCTGTAA
- a CDS encoding AbrB/MazE/SpoVT family DNA-binding domain-containing protein, whose amino-acid sequence MSRHIAITKLSSRGQIVIPKEIRKILAWEAGDHVAVELEGDHVILRRLLLKELSKEEPSEQKREEAASLRI is encoded by the coding sequence ATGAGCCGGCATATTGCTATAACTAAGCTTTCCAGCCGTGGACAGATAGTTATCCCTAAGGAGATTAGGAAAATCCTGGCCTGGGAAGCAGGAGATCACGTGGCTGTAGAGCTAGAGGGGGACCACGTTATCTTGCGGCGGCTTTTGCTTAAGGAGCTTTCCAAGGAAGAACCGTCAGAGCAAAAGCGAGAGGAAGCCGCTAGCTTAAGAATATAA
- the fliE gene encoding flagellar hook-basal body complex protein FliE — protein MKEGNAMVQGLSLLPTSPPLSLGEGQRTKPVGAGELAASFQEILKEKLADLNETLQKADKLTLQYLAGDIQDIHEVMLALEQAGLALQLAVQVRNKVIEAYQEISRMQV, from the coding sequence TTGAAGGAAGGGAACGCGATGGTGCAAGGATTATCTCTCCTCCCTACTTCTCCTCCTTTGAGCTTGGGAGAAGGCCAAAGAACAAAACCGGTTGGTGCAGGAGAATTAGCAGCTTCCTTCCAAGAGATCCTCAAGGAGAAGCTAGCGGATTTAAATGAGACCCTGCAGAAGGCTGATAAACTTACTCTCCAGTACCTAGCAGGAGATATCCAAGACATACACGAAGTTATGCTGGCCTTGGAGCAAGCAGGTCTCGCCCTGCAACTGGCTGTACAAGTTAGAAATAAAGTTATCGAAGCTTATCAGGAAATTTCGCGGATGCAAGTGTAG
- the flgB gene encoding flagellar basal body rod protein FlgB, which yields MFLSAVGEALRKVLEAAALRQRVIAHNLANANTPGFKRYYVTFEESLRRALRGEQGLTLYRTHPRHLPGSGPEVEPRVEQDRFTAMRRDGNNVDIEREMVELVMNSLNYNLAVQQLNGRLGMWRYVINEGRR from the coding sequence GTGTTTTTGTCGGCGGTAGGGGAGGCCTTACGAAAAGTCCTCGAAGCTGCTGCTCTACGGCAGCGGGTTATCGCCCATAACTTAGCCAACGCCAATACACCAGGCTTCAAGCGCTATTACGTCACTTTTGAAGAAAGCTTAAGGCGCGCCTTGCGCGGGGAACAGGGATTGACGTTGTACCGGACGCATCCCAGGCACCTACCGGGCTCTGGTCCTGAAGTAGAACCGAGGGTAGAGCAGGATCGCTTCACTGCTATGCGCCGGGACGGTAATAATGTAGACATCGAGCGGGAAATGGTGGAGCTGGTTATGAATTCCTTGAATTATAACCTCGCTGTACAACAGTTAAACGGGCGTTTAGGGATGTGGCGCTATGTTATCAATGAAGGGAGGCGGTAA
- the flgC gene encoding flagellar basal body rod protein FlgC yields the protein MELLPGLAISASGLTAERLRLDLIASNLANIYTTRTARGGPYRRKVAIFAERLRELKGIPGPQAPGYGVRVVGIAEDNTPPRLVYDPTHPDADTRGYVALPNINVVNEMIDLITASRAYEANVIAFNAAKSMALKALEIGRV from the coding sequence TTGGAGCTTCTCCCTGGCTTGGCTATCAGCGCTTCCGGGCTTACGGCCGAGCGCTTGCGGCTGGATCTTATAGCTAGCAATTTAGCCAATATCTATACCACCCGGACGGCCCGAGGCGGGCCCTACCGCCGAAAGGTAGCTATCTTTGCTGAACGGCTCCGGGAGCTCAAGGGGATTCCAGGGCCTCAAGCCCCAGGCTATGGTGTACGGGTAGTGGGTATTGCTGAGGATAATACGCCTCCGCGCTTAGTGTATGATCCAACTCACCCTGATGCGGATACCCGGGGATATGTTGCCCTCCCTAACATTAACGTGGTAAATGAGATGATAGACCTCATCACTGCTTCCCGGGCCTACGAGGCTAATGTAATTGCTTTTAATGCAGCTAAGTCCATGGCCTTGAAAGCTTTGGAGATAGGCCGTGTTTAA
- the fliS gene encoding flagellar export chaperone FliS produces the protein MEIANKYLEMAVTTASPERLILLLYDGAINFLTRAMEAISARDFTEANRLIIRVEEIITELKNSLDTSYEIGKSLEKFYDLLLARLFAANVAKDREVLLEVQRYLKEMRSTWEEAIKQAAPCLTSFSSKGLEV, from the coding sequence ATGGAGATAGCTAATAAATACCTGGAGATGGCAGTTACTACGGCATCACCGGAACGCCTCATTCTTCTCCTCTATGATGGAGCTATAAACTTTCTTACCCGTGCTATGGAAGCTATTTCTGCCCGCGATTTTACAGAAGCTAACCGCCTTATTATCCGGGTGGAGGAGATTATAACTGAGCTTAAGAATTCTCTAGATACCTCTTACGAAATAGGTAAATCCTTGGAGAAGTTTTATGATCTCCTATTGGCTAGACTGTTTGCGGCCAACGTGGCCAAAGACCGAGAGGTGTTGCTAGAAGTGCAAAGGTACTTGAAGGAGATGCGATCTACCTGGGAAGAAGCTATTAAACAGGCAGCTCCTTGTTTAACTTCTTTTTCCTCTAAGGGGTTGGAGGTGTGA